The stretch of DNA GGAAGCAtaagaggaagaaaagagaagaaagaaggagaatgGGGAGGAGGTaaaggaagaggaggtggtggaggaagcggAAGCTAAAAAGAGGAGAAGATATACTAGAGATGAGGCAGGCAACATGTAGCAACAATTAAGTGATAGAGAGTAGAGATGGAGATGCTTGTGAGAGTCCTAAAGGTGCATAGTGGCtttcaaaagagaacaaaatgcTATCACTTGAATAAAAAAACAGATTGGATTGCCTGAAATGTGACAACCTATGTCCTGGTTCATGGATGAACCGGTAAATGCTGGTCAGTACAAAATTGAATTCCATAGAAGAGAGTGATTAGGGAcaatctcaatagtcctcaaccgAATCGGCCAAGCTGTATTGATGGGACTCTTGAAGCCTCAAGGCCCTATTTAGCCAAGCAAAGCCCATATCACAGTAGCCCACTGGCCTCAATCCCAATTCCAGTTGGACTAGAATTAGGGCAGTTCTAACCCAAATAGGGGCAGCCACGAGAAGAGGGTggcaccaactcctaataggagtaGAACTTCCATGTGCCAACCCTAAACAAGTGTCAACAATATTAGGACTTTCTAAGTCTTAAATACATTAGGATTCTTGTCCTAAAggcattaggactctccaagtccTAAAGATATTACtgtattaggactctccaagtcctaacctgttaggactctaccCCTTCCACAACAATAAAAGGAGGAGAGCAGCCCCATCCAAAGTATCACCAAAGCAACCAAGAAGCCAGCGGCAAAGAGCCTATCCAGCCCTAGTTTTTCCAGTCATAGAGCAGCGAAGAAcagtgagaagagaagggaagaaatcTGCACAGTGCAGCCAATTCCTCCCAGCTGCAACCTTCTTTTGCAAGTTCCAGCAGCTTAAAGCTCTACCCCAAAGCTTCATCTAGTTACTGTGAGCAGTCTTCAATGCCTACTGCTTGCTATCCAAACCACAAGAGGAGGTTCCAACAACGAAGAGAGGAGACCGGAAACCGGTAGCGACCGCAACCTATTGAGAGCACCGATGTGCTGTCTAAAGACAACCTGCGTTCTCATGCACCCATAAGCTTTCTATCACGTTTTTTATTCCATTGTTTCAAGTCTCGTGGTTAGTACTTTGACTTTACAAACAATAGGGGTTATTTTCTTTCAGTTTTTTGCTGTTTTTTTGTGATAATTCTCTCCACCAAAACTTTCAGATGAATGGTGGTATCAAGTCGACGAATTGTCGACCCCTAACCCCATACAGATCAAGTGGTATCGGAGCAACGTTCTTGTGGATGATGACCATGAGATATGAATACGAAGAGTCGGGCGAAGAACTATAGGAGTTGGAGTTCACACCACGATCATTTGATGGAAGAAACACCAATGGGATGGCAATCAATAATCCAACAACGTTGGCTGACCTTACTGCACAGATGACAGTTTTAGCCCAATAGATGGAGATCGTCATGGGCTGAATGCAAGCCCAAAACAATCCTACAGCGAAGGATGACTGAGTAAAGAGTGTcgcagcaaaggagagagagtTGTTTCCGTCCGAGATGTGCAGTTGTGAAGAAGACGCTGCTAAACAAAACATCAGCAAGGACTCAACCCTTTCGCGTCGAGGCTCGCATCGACATATCCTCCTACAACGGCTTGATCAATGCTGAGGTATTAGACTCGTGGATATATTAACGTGATACTTATTTTGATCTATATGACTATAGCAACGAGGATAGGGTAATGCTTGCGTGACTCAAGTTGACTAGACACGTGCTTGCATGGTGGAAAGCCAATCTTTGAACCAACAACGATGAAGACATATTATGGACATGATTCAAAAGGCTTATATGAGAGAAATTCTATCCTATATAAGGCATATCAAAGAAAGATAAAGGAAGTGGCATTTCCTACGCCAAGGGACCAATTCGTGCAAGAATACACCATCGAGTTTCGACAAGCGGTGGTACTTAGAATTTCTTTCTACAACCACTCGACGATGATGAAATACACCACTGGCCTCCATGAATAGATTCATATAGAACTGATCCTCTTTAGAGTATATCATATTTCGACTTCTAGTAATATAGTGATGGCAATATAGAGAAAGAATCACACTCACAGCATGAAGCCCGCAGAGAAGGCCAAAGGGAGCCACTGGCCTAAGAGAATTTCGAGGATGGTAAAGACTTCTTCCTTaaaatgaagtgatttcttctgcGATCATTGTAAAATTATAGGTCACTCTAGGGAAAAGTGTTGGAAGATTTCACCCATAACTTTTCCCAAAGAAGTGGTTGAAGAACGATCAAAGTCGATAAATCACGGCCACAAGCAATGACATCAAACTTTCTCCAATTTCATACCTGGATCTAAGTCTATCGCTAATGGCTAGATCGAAGGTTATAGACTCGAATCCAACTTCCGATCTAAAGGTTTGAGAAGAGCTCTTTACCATAAAGATCCAAGTGAAGCAAAAAGTTATTGGCGTGATCTTCGGCATCGGGTGCCAAAAGAACCTCATCTCAGCGAGCTTGGTCAAGAGGCTCAACCTAGAGATGACATTGTATCTGTGCCCATATCATCTTGGATGGCTTCATGATGATGTGAAGACGAAGATCGACCAGTAATGCAAGATATATTTTGCCATCACTAAGAAATTCTTCGACGAGGTGACGTGTGAGATGGTTCCACTTGATATATGTCGAATCATCCTTGAGAGTCCCTATTTATGGGATCGAGATGTTGTTTCCTTTCGTCGACCCTAGAAGTATCAACTCCAGAAGGGTAGAAGGAAGTTCCTCACCACCCGAGATCAAATTGGTTCAACGAAAGACTTGACAGATGCCAGCCAAGCAAAGAGGATAGTGAATATTTATCAAAAGCTCGTGGCTCTTACTTTGATATGCAAAGAACCAAAGTCTTCCTCCAGCATAATGAAAGAGGAGGAGAACCCAAAAGGGGCAATAGCAAGTTTGAAGTCCAGAGAAGTCCAACAAAGGTCATGAGTCGATGATGATTGGCAACAAGGATAACCCTATCAAAATGGTGCATGTAGATGACATGGTTGAGCGCAGCGATACTGACCATGTCAACGGACCAAAGTAAAACCTCCAACCTCAGATGGAGAGATATTGCCCCTTCTTAGTACTATAGCCTCCCTGATCATCCATACTAGCAAGGGAGGGGTTGGTCAAAAGAAAACTAAGGTGTATCAGTCCCACATTGCTTAGAGGAAGTATTAGCTAGGTGTGTTAGCGaaaatgatatattataatattattaggaACCAAGATTAATCTGATGCCATTTATTAGGAACCAAGGTGTGTCAGGGAATGCAACAAAAGTTAAGATTTTGCATGGACACGTTTATCAGGAACCAAGATTAATCTCGGAGCCCATGACATCTTCCTATTTTATAATGACATCTGAATTCTTTTAAAAGGTAAGAACTAATCTCTAtttctctttcctcttcctcTGCCAAGTTTTTCATTGTTTACTGCAACATTGGTTGATGAACATCTCAAaacaaatgcaaaggctatggtgAATGGCAAATGCACCCTTTCATCTCTTTCTTCTGTTACAGTTGACAAATTGTCTAGAATAGGAAAAAATCACCTGATTCCAGTCAAATTTATTTAACTTTAGCTGATTCTCGTTTATTTCTAGCAATAAGGCCTAAATATTGGCCAAACAGGATTGACCTTAGCTGATGCCAGTATGGATCACAAGTATTATGTTGGAATTGGTTCTATGACAAAGTATGGTGCATTGCTAAGGTACATCGGCATCAATACACAAAGATAAAAAGTTGTAGAAAAGGGAAAAGGAAGGGGAAAACAGAAAAAAACTCAACTCTTATTTGCATGGAGCCCTTACCAATCCTTGAAATTCAGAGGGAAATTTGTTGATAATGGAGAGTGGTGAAATAGAAAAATACTAGTTCCAGATCAGGCAGTTGATGTGCAATAGGAGCAAGTAGACATGGATAACAAGGCATGGCATAATTAATGCTGCAGTACATGTCTTGGTCCTTGTAACATGATGGTTTTATAACATGTGGAACATCTCCTTGGTTAGAGGCCTAAAGCATCTGAAACCCCCTCGTTGACATTTTAAGTGGAGATGCATTTGTTTTTCAATATGCATGTGTACAACTATATTTTGTGAGTGTGTTTGTTTGTTCAACTGCTGTATCAGTATAACAGGGGCGAATCACCCTTGCAATCTTTAATGTGGGCGAACCGCATGGCATGGTGGAAGACGGATTTtaaatcaagtttgtttttgccATACTTTTCTCCCTTTATCTGTGTTGCCATGCAGACACAGATGTTTGTTATGTCCTTGCTTtctatatattccttctctttcttgtacatcaattttgttgaggaaatTTTGGTTTTTTTGTTGCAGTTGTCAGATTCCATTGTTGTTGTCAAGCGTGGGGATTGTACCTATGCCACCAAGGCAAGAATTGCAGAGTCTAGTGGTGCTGCAGGTTTGTTAGTGATAAATGATGATGAAGGTAAATTTGATTGCTTTGTTTTCCCCATTTTCAAGTACATGTATGATAAGAAATTATTATAGAAACTATCCATTTTTTGTGTTTGCTAACATTTTATCTGCTATAACTCAGATCTTACTGAAATGGTGTGCAGCAAAAATGAAACTCTACTAAATATTACTATTCCTGTTGTTATGATACCAAAGTCAGCAGGGGAAAATATTACGGCATCCTTGTCTAGTGGAGGCAAGGGTGAGTTTCCAATGTATATAGGCTTTTAGTCTCATTAATATTTTTCCTTAGTGTTCCAGTTTTAtagtttaaattttaattttttttcctcgaATAGAGATTCTCATCTGCACTATCTGGATAAGGCCCTAATATGAATATGGATTCATATTGAACTAAAAACAAATCTGGATTTTTATAACTGAAAATTGTAAAAAAGAACATGTTGCATTAATTGCTAACTCATAACTTTTCCTCAGTGTCTGAGATTGACTGTTCTATTTATCTCTACGAGTTTACCACCAACCAAATTAAAGAATCATCAATCCATATATACAGTAACTAAAACTACTTATTAGGTCATCTTAATAACATAATTTGTGCTTTTCTTGcccatgtaaataatttatatttattgccTTTAATATAAGAACATGCCTTATGTTTTTTAAGTGCCTTCTCTTCATATACTTATATTGTAATATTGTATCGATACTTCTTTAGTATTTTATTTGAGATTCTCTTATTAAAGGCAATTTTTAACATTACAGTGGATGTCCTACTATATGCACCTACTCGGCCCATTATAGACATCTCAGTGGTCTTTTTGGCATTAATGTCTGTTGGATCCATTATCAGTGCCTCGCTTTGGGATGACTTCAGTGCACATGATCAGGTTGATGAGCACTATAATCAATTGAGACGGAAGGTTTTTAGTTGCAACCTTTAAATTTTAACTAATGCCATGTTACTTTTAGTTTCCTTATTAAAGCAAACAATTTTGTCTAAAAGGACTATCACCAGTGCTTTCTTAGTAATTTTATGCTTTTGAAAGGACATAAGTTGTGACCATTTGTATATTATAAACAAGTTTTTTTATGAACCAAAAGTTTTTGGCTAGATTTGTCAAATCAGGAGTGTGAAGTTACAAGGTGCAAATGCATTGATGACTGTTGTTCACTAATCTGTTTGtacttgatattattatctttgatGATCTATTTATTATAGCTTGGCTTGGAATTACCTAGTTTAGTTTACTACCCTACCATTCATGGTTTCTGGTCAGACATAATAACTTGCAAGAAATTTACTCAACATATTTTTGTTCTCATTGTCATTTATCTAATGACTTGAGGTTATATATACCCTATCATTGTCATTTATCATATGTTTCATGTACATATGTGTCTATAACTGTGTGCAAGTTTGCATATGCATAACTGCACTAACAACTGTTTGAGCTTTACACTAGTCATTTGAGGTGCACCCATGAAATGCCTTATATAATGCTGGATGTATAACATGAAAGGATTCTTAAATTGCATGAAAAAAATCTGGGAATCTggcctacattcatgatatatgttaTTAACATAATCAATACATGGAAActaaagaaatatatgaattatgcaCAAGGATTACTTGCTTCCCCAAGATCTATAAGCAAAATATAGAAGTCCATTTCACTTAGTTGTGCACATGTATGGAACACATTACAAGGACCTGCTTTCTGTTGTTCATAGTTGTCCATATGTATGAAACACATCATAAGGACTGGTCTACAATTTGTTTAGTCTCACAACATGATGTGCACAATAGTACTTATATTGCACCATGCACATGTATGGTGCTACAAGGAGCTAGATTGGCATGTGATTTACTTCTGGATATGCATGAGGAGGCAATTATTAGGTTAGATGAGGCTAATTACGATGCTATCATTATGATTTGACTCTACAAGCCTGATAAGATTGtaaggttttctttttctttttttttttttggttagggTCTTTTGGTGGGTTGAGGAGGAAGTGTTGACTGAATGTAGTTTGAAGTGATTTTAGAGTGGATTTGGCTAATTTTCATGTTTGACTGGTGGATATTGTTGCTCAGATGTGTGGTTGTGACTCATGATGACCATAAATTGGTCATGGGATGTCTTTGGGGCAGCCAAGGCCAGTCATGGAGATTTTCTCAAAGATTTTTCTAAGGGCGGCATGCCTTGTGCTAGCTGGTGGATGAAACAGATGTGCCAGAAAGACAataaaaaagaagtaaaaaaaaagatagtgaaaaggaagaagaataagGGAATTAAATGTTCTACATACCTAGGTGGCTACTGATGGAGAAGTTGATGGATGCTCCTTTGACATCTTGTTGAGGTACCTGCAGGGAGGATGAGAAGAGAGGAGGGAAGTGTAGGATAGGTATGAGGTAGAGACTGGATGAGAAACAAGAAACCCTATAGGTGAACCTGAGTCCCATAATAGTTATGATCATTTTTCAGATTTAAATTGATGAACTTGATTATGCTTATGCCCCTCGGACTGGAATAGATGCTCAAAGCCTCAAACCAAACTGGAATTTTGGGAACGTTAGATAAAATTATTCAATAAATATATtcaattgaaaatattataattggaggGTATAGAACGGTCATATGGGAAGAGATCAAGAGAACATGTTGAATTTGAAAGAAGGCATGAGGATTTTGGATAAGGTGAGAGGAAGGAAGAGGATGgtatgattttagattttactggtatatatgattttatttttaatactcaccttaagaaaagaaacaaacattTAGTTACTTGTAAGAATGaaataattataatcaaattgaTTTTTTTCCTCATTGGAAAGGTAGATATGGTTATACCTATCAAAGATTGATAGATTAACATAGATTGATGGCGGTAGATATATGTTTTAGAAAATGAAATAGAAAAAGAATGGTAAAATTTTCATTAGAAGTAGATGGTAAAATTTCAAAGATAACAATGTAAGTcagggttctcaattttgatgtgTACTGCCCGGTACGAGGGGTACGTGCCGGTCTGAGAggatatcggtacgcggaccgccctctacTAGTTGGTACTAGTTTTTTGACCCCGTATCGGGCGATACAAGGTTTGTATTGCATGGTAACAATCGAAATCCGATCGTTATTGAGGCGTATCGATCGGTATGTTTGAATTTCAATCGTTACCGAGGTGTACCAATTGGTACACcccggatttcgaccgttactgagGTGTACCTATCGATTCGCCTCGGTATTTTTGGATAGTTACCTCCAGACATTTTTGGAGGTTTTTCAGCACTTCTTGGGCATACCGCTAGTACGCCTAGGCATACTATTGGTATGCCTTGATATGTACTGTACCGACCCCTACTGTACCAAGCAGGGCTCGATACAATGGTACAGatcaaaattgagaaccttgATTTAAGTTTCTTAAAAAATAGAATAATAAAAAGAGGAGGTTTGAAAATTGGATGAGAATAATATATTTGCTGCACAAACTTTTTATGGCCACTAACATGATAGAGGAGATTCATGATGAATCTAATAATATTGGTGTAACTTTAAGAGAGAGTGGTTGGAGGTGCGAGGAATTCTTGAATGCAAAATTAAAAGATTATGTTATAAATATTGGAAAATTTGTAAAAACGAggagaattttaaaaaatataaagcaaCAAAAAAgaggtaaaaattataaatataacaaAGATATAATGCttctgataatttttataataagctATACACTAAGGATGAGAAAGGATATTTTTTGGATTACTAAAGCTAGAGAAAGATATAACAAAAATTTGAAGACCCTTTTGATTTAACCAtggatattattttatataaaactcAATGGTGGGACCCAAAATAGCTAGGACATTATGGCTATATTGTTGCTGTATGTAATGGAAATATGTTAAATCCAAATTACATATAATTTTATCTCTTTCTTTTGTCAATATATAGTCCTCGTAAAAGCAGAGTAGAGTTAATATATTGCTCTACTCTAATGCACAGGATCAACCTAGTGCCGAGATGAATGAAGAAGATTCTGAGAAGGAAACCGTTGAAATCAAAGCAGTGGGAGCTATATCTTTTGTTATAGTAGCATCAGCCTTCCTGGTGCTGCTCTTCTTCTTTATGTCTTATTCGTTTGTCTTGCTGCTGATCGTGTTATTCTGCATCGCTGGTTCACAGGTATAGGATATGCCAGAACCTTGTTCCTGTAAGAATTATTTTGTCAATAGCAGTTAGGTTACTTGGATTTTATTAGCTGTTTCACGTTTTTCTGATGTATCTTTCAAAGTTTCTGTATATCAGGGATTGCATGCCTGTCTGTTATCAATTATTCTAAGGTATGTTTGAATGAACTTGAGTTATAGTTTGTTGCACACAATTTTTTAATGTACTTGCTGTAGTGGTAaatttttctttacttttttgTTAATTTCCTATTCAACTCTATTATCCAGAGTTTTCAAAGGCTGTAGGCAGATGAGGATAAACATTCCCATTTTTGGGGAGGTTACAATTCTTTCTATCGTCCTTCTACCATTTTGCTTTGCTTTTGCCATTTCATGGGCTATAAATCGACATTCACCACACTCGTGGATTGGCCAAGATATTCTTGTAAGATATTTCTGACAGATATATTTCTTGTGTCTTTTACTATACTAAACTTGTCATCATTTTGAACTTCACATTTGATTCAGAATTATTGTTATTCATGTACATGAATTTAGAAACCTTCTTGCAGTTTCATTATTTAATTTTAGTATCTAACACCACACACTTGCAGTTATAGTTGAGAGTAAACATTTGTTTGGACACTTAAAGCTATGTTTCAGCACTTCACAAATTAACATGTCTATTCTTTTACTGGTTGACATTTTTACAAACATAGAATGATGAGATACCATTCAATATGTCATGCTTAGATATAAATCCTTAACTAAAACACTTGTGTCTAGCTGGCTGAAATATTAAAAGCGCTATGCAATATGTACTTGGGTGAAAATCAGGTGCTCACTGGGGACATGTACTGGGTGAAAATCAAGTGTTATGATAAAAGTGTGTTTGAAAAGTTACTTAGCTTCTGATAGTACCAGATTGTCTAAGGATACAAGATCACTATCACAATGGAGATGGTGATAGTTCTAAAAAAGTTTATGATCTTGTATTGATTATACAGTGCAGGCTGCTATACCATAATGCCAGATcaattattgatattttctttCCTTGTTTGTCATTTTCACAGTGACAGTGAGAATACCAGCACCCACTTTAATGACAAACCAAGCTTCACTCAAAAATTAAAGGATTGTGGTTTTGATATGTTACATTCTGTATCATGCCAAACTTTTTGAGTTGACAAGGTACTGATAACCAAAATTTGGGCTAACAaaactgaaataaaaaaaaagtttattttaATACCTTAGAAATTGACCATCTGGTTTATTTTTTCAATCAGTCAGTCTGTTTTTTCCTCAGCTTCCTCATCAGATCTCCTTTTCAATCATCATTGTGTTGTACTTCTTACCTTACTTCCGCTTTATGCCAATGCTTCGCATTGCCAATGAGGAGGCTGGAGGTAGGAGAGACATTGGGAACAACTATATTCCAATTTTGATGTACATTTTTCATTTTATGCTGCATAGATCTTCACttgctttttctttctttgtcttTTTTCATAGCTGGCAACATTATAATGCTATGCTGGCAGCACAAAACCAAAGCCAGTGTGAGCTGAAACATCTAGTTTTAGCAAAATTTTGAAGTTTTGAGTTTGGGTTAAGCCAGGTCCACTAGGAGCCTGGTACttggtattttatcattt from Musa acuminata AAA Group cultivar baxijiao chromosome BXJ2-11, Cavendish_Baxijiao_AAA, whole genome shotgun sequence encodes:
- the LOC135626439 gene encoding signal peptide peptidase-like 2 isoform X3, with protein sequence MAIPRASSSPLLHVVLILLSLLCFASSYCGVLAAGDASQGAESASASPSCNLTSQDVKVNNWLNGDERPSLDGLSARFGALLPTSVSKALKLPAVLANPFNSCNNLSLKLSDSIVVVKRGDCTYATKARIAESSGAAGLLVINDDEDLTEMVCSKNETLLNITIPVVMIPKSAGENITASLSSGGKVDVLLYAPTRPIIDISVVFLALMSVGSIISASLWDDFSAHDQVDEHYNQLRRKDQPSAEMNEEDSEKETVEIKAVGAISFVIVASAFLVLLFFFMSYSFVLLLIVLFCIAGSQGLHACLLSIILRVFKGCRQMRINIPIFGEVTILSIVLLPFCFAFAISWAINRHSPHSWIGQDILGISLMITVLRVLQLPNIKVASLLLCCAFFYDIFWVFISPLIFHESVMIAVATGNKAGGESIPMLLRMPRFFDPWGGYQMIGFGDIILPGLLIAFSHRFDKSTKKGILNGYFVWLIIGYAFGVKFCFTSGLPTRGLSGI
- the LOC135626439 gene encoding signal peptide peptidase-like 2 isoform X4 gives rise to the protein MAIPRASSSPLLHVVLILLSLLCFASSYCGVLAAGDASQGAESASASPSCNLTSQDVKVNNWLNGDERPSLDGLSARFGALLPTSVSKALKLPAVLANPFNSCNNLSLKLSDSIVVVKRGDCTYATKARIAESSGAAGLLVINDDEDLTEMVCSKNETLLNITIPVVMIPKSAGENITASLSSGGKVDVLLYAPTRPIIDISVVFLALMSVGSIISASLWDDFSAHDQVDEHYNQLRRKDQPSAEMNEEDSEKETVEIKAVGAISFVIVASAFLVLLFFFMSYSFVLLLIVLFCIAGSQGLHACLLSIILRVFKGCRQMRINIPIFGEVTILSIVLLPFCFAFAISWAINRHSPHSWIGQDILGISLMITVLRVLQLPNIKVASLLLCCAFFYDIFWVFISPLIFHESVMIAVATGNKAGGESIPMLLRMPRFFDPWGGYQMIGFGDIILPGLLIAFSHRFVSHISCLFPDEWTWTTCSALLGSMYLRSYCCIGWN